The Streptomyces sp. NBC_00162 sequence GAGCTCCCCGAAGGGCAGGTTGAGCGCGCCTGGCATGTGGCCGCCGCGCAGGCCCGGGCGGGGTTCGGGGGCGGCGCCGGCGAAGCGCTCGCGGGTGCGGGCGTCGAGGACGGCGGCGGAGGGGTCGGCCAGGGCCTCGGCGACGGCCGAGCCGTCGACCAGCAGCCCGGGGCGCGGGCGGGCGGTGAAGGAGCCGCGCGGGCCCTCGTACGCCGGGCGGGCGGCCTCCACGGGCAGGCCGGCGGCCGTCCAGGCGGGCAGTCCCCCGTCGAGGACGGCGACCCGGTCGAAGCCCATGGCGCGCAGCATCCACCAGGCGCGGGCGCTGGAGTAGACGCCGGCGCCGTCGTACACGACCACGGTGTCGGTGTCGCGGACGCCGAGGGCCCGCATCGCCTCACCGAACCGCGCGGCCGCGGGCATGGTGTGCGGGGCCGGGGCGTCGTGGTCGGACAGGTCCCCGTCGAGGTCGAAGGGGCGGGCGCCGGGGATGCGGTGCCCGGCGCCGCGGTGGGCGCCGACGGAGGCGTCGAAGACGACCAGCCCGGGCGCGGCGAGCCGGTCGGCCAGCCAGTCGGCCCCGACCAGCGGCCCGGACGGCTCAAGGGAGTTGGGGGTCATACGGCGGCTCCTCGACGTGGTGGGCCACATCCTGCCGCACGCCTCACGCCGGGCAGCCGCCCGGGCGGGCGTAGAGCGCGACGCGGGCGCCCCGTACGCCGGTGACCGAGCACAGCTCGAACCGGGCGGCCAGCGTCTCCCGCTTCACCACCTCGCGCGGATACGGATCCAGCGGCTGGCCGGCCGGGTCCAGCAGGGCGATGACCCGGGGGGACGCCACGAGCGCCTCGCGGATCTCCGCCGCGGGCAGCTCGGTGCCCTGGAGGCTGTGCGAGGCCACCGGGGAGCGGTCCAGGGCCACGTCGCGCAGCCCGCCGTAGACGTCCGGCGAGGACAGCAGCCACTCGCGCCGCCGCGACGGCAGGAAGGCCACCGCGTCCCCCGGCCGGGCCCGCTCCCGGACCGCGGCGGCCACCGCGAGCACGTCGTCCTTGCGGCTCTCGGGCGTGCGCAGCCACACCGACCAGATACCGAAGGGCACGAGCAGGGCCGCGACCGGCAGCCACGGCCACCAGCCGCGTGCCGTCGCCAGCCTGGCCCCCGCCAGCAGGGCGAGCCCGGCCAGCGCGTAGAGCACGTACCGGTCGACGTACCAGGGGTGGACCAGCGAGAGCGTCATCAGCAGCCCGGGCGGCAGCAGCGCGAGGGGCACGGCCACGCGGACCAGGAGGCTCCGGTGCCCCGCTTCCCCGAGGCCGCCCGGGTCCCGCGACCCGGCGCCCCGCGCGAGCAGCAGCACGGCGGCCGCGAGCACCCCGTACGCCGCCCAGTCCTGCCAGCTCGGCCGTCCGAGCCAGCCGAGCTGCTGCTCCGCCTGCCGGGCGCTGACCAGGGCGAGGGGCAGCAGCAGGACCACGACGGCCCCGGCGGCGATGCGCCAGCCGCGCGAGCGCCAGGCGGTGACCGCGTGCGCGAGCAGGGCCAGCACCGCGAACTCGTGCAGCCAGCAGCCGAGCAGCAGCACCACCGCGTACGCCGCCCACCGCTCGCGCAGCATCAGGTACGTCGCCCACACCACCGCGGCGGCGACGAGGGCGTACGAGCGACCCTCCTGGGCGTACATCTGCACGGGCGGGAGTACGGCGTACACGAGCCCGGAGAGCAGCGCGGCCCGCTCCCCCGCGAGCCGGTGCCCGATCGCGGCCACCCCGGCGGCCTCGAGAGCGGTGGCGGCGACGGACGGCAGCCGCAGTGCCCACGGGCCGCCGTCCCAGGCCAGGAACACCCCGTGCATGAGCAGGTAGTACAGGCCGTGCACGGCGTCCACCTGGCCGAGCAGCTCCCAGAGCCCGCCGAGCGGCCGGTGGGCCACCTGCCAGGTGACGGACTCGTCGCGCCACATGCTGCCGCCGCGCTCCAGGCCCCAGAGGCCGAGGAGGGCGGCGACCAGCGGCGGGAGCACGCGCCAGGGGGCGATGCGGCGGATGGCTGCCTCCGGGTGCTGTCGTAACGGGTGCGGGGACTCCATACTCGGGGTTCGGGGGGAGTACCTGCGGAGGTGGGTGTGCGAGCGTTGCGAGTGGTGGCGGTGGCAAGCGCGGTCCTGTGCGCGGTCCTGTGCGCGGTCCTGGTCGGATGCGGACCGTCCGGTGCGGATGACGTCGACGGCCGGCCCGCGCCGACGGGCCCGGCCAGCCCGGCGGGCCCGGCGGCCACACCCGCTCCCACGACGGCGGGCCCGACCCCTGCGACGACCCCCGCCACACCCCCGGCCGCGACCGAGACCCTGGTCCGGGTCAGCCGCAGCGGCGGCTTCGCCGGCCAGACCCACACCCTCGTCGTCAAGGGCGACGGCTCGTGGACCCGGCTGGACGCCCAGGCCGGGCCGGAGGGCACCGGAAAGCTGTCGGAGGCGGAGCTCGCGACCCTGCGCACCGCCCTCCGGGAGGCGGACTTCGCGCAACTGCCCAGGTTCGCGACGGGCGACCCGAAGGTCTACGACGGGTTCGTCTACGCGTTCGTGCACGGCGGTTTCGAGGTGGCCGCCGACGAGGAGGCCCTGGCCCCGGCCCTGAAGAAGGTGCTGGACGCGCTGCCCGGGTTCACGGCCGGCTGAGGCCCTGCGGGCCCGGCAGGGCCGCCAGACCCGTACCCGCGACCGAGATCTCCCGCAGCCGCCGGTCGAGGAAGGCGTGCAGCCGGGTCGGCATGTCCACGCTCGCGGGGGCGAGCACCCACTGGATCTGCAGGCCGTCCATGATCGCGAGGGTCTCGCGGCCGACGGCCTCGCAGTCGGTGCCGGGGCGCAGTTCGCCGCGCGCGATGCCGGCCTCCAGCAGGTCGACGGTGTAGCCGAGCACGCGGGCGTAGCGCTCCCGGAAGTACGCGTGGGCGGGATGCCCGGGGTTGCCGGACTCGCCGACCAGGGTGTTGAACATCCGGACGAGGCCGGGCCGGCGCGCGTTGTCGGCGGCGAGGGCGACGACGGTGGTGAAGTGCGCGGCCACCGAGTCGGCCGGCTCGCTGAACAGCCGCTCGATGTCGTGCCGTTCGCTCTGCGCCAGCACGGACAGCAGCAGGTCCTCCTTGCTGCGGAAGTGGTGCAGCAGCCCGCCCTGGGTGATCCCGCAGTCGGCCGCGATGCGGGCCAGCGAGGAGGCGTGGAAGCCCCACTGTGCGAAGTGCTCGACCGCGGTGTCGAGGATCTTCTGCCGACGGGCGTCACCCACCGCATAGGTCCCCCGGCCCCCGGCCTTCGGGGCCGTGCGCCCCTTGTCCTGTGCCATGCGAACACCCTAGACGCTGCATATTTTCGGCCACTCACACAGAGTGATCCAGGTCACTTTTAAAAACCTAGTGGGTGCATGGTTTTCACGTTTACGTTGGGGCGCCAGGTCGGCGACGCGACCGAGCCCCCTCAGGAGCCCCCATGAACACCCCCGCCTACAAAGACGCCTCGCTCCCCGTGGACCGGCGCGTCGAGGACCTGCTGTCCCGCATGACGCTGGAGGAGAAGGCCGGCCAGCTCTTCCACTCCATGCTGATGATGAACGCGGACGGCACGCCGGTCACCGAGACCGACGGCTCGATGCTCCCCTTCACCACGCCCGAGCTGATCGGGGACCGGCTCCTCACCCACTTCAACCTGCTCGGCACCTACGGGGCCCGCGAGATGGCCCAGTGGCAGAACACCGTCCAGGAGATGGCCGCGGCCACCCGCCTCGGCATCCCGGTCACCCTCTCGACCGACCCGCGCCACGCCTTCACCGACAACATCGGCGCCTCCTTCAACGCCGGAGCCTTCTCCGCCTGGCCCGAGGCCCTGGGCCTGGCCGCCATCGGCGACCCGGACCTGGTCTTCCGGTTCGCCGACACCGTCCGCCGCGAGTACCTGGCCGTCGGCTTCCGCGTCGCCCTGCACCCGCAGATCGACCTGGCCAGCGAACCGCGCTGGGCCCGCCAGACCGGCACCTTCGGCTCCGACGCCCGGCTGACCGCCGAGCTCGTGCAGGCGTACGTACGCGGCCTCCAGGGCCCGGCGCTGGGCCCCGAGTCCGTGTCCGCCATGGTCAAGCACTTCCCGGGCGGCGGTCCCCAGAAGGACGGCGAGGACCCGCACTTCGCGCACGGCAAGGAGCAGGTCTATCCGGGCGGGATGCGCGAGCACCACCTGGAGCCCTTCAAGGCGGCCATCGCCGCCGGGTGCGCGCAGATGATGCCGTACTACGGCCAGCCGATCGGCACCGACTGGGAGGAGGTCGGCTTCGGCTTCAACAAGGGCGTGGTCACCGGCCTGCTGCGCGAGGAGCTCGGGTTCGAGGGCATCGTCTGCACCGACTGGGGCCTGCTCAACGACGCGGCGATCTTCGGTCAGATGCACCCGGCGCGCGCCTGGGGCCTGGAGCACCTGAGCACGGCCGAGCGCGCGGCGCGCGCCCTGGACGCCGGCTGCGACCAGTTCGGCGGCGAGCAGTGCCCCGAGGTGGTCGTGGAGCTGGTCCGCTCCGGCCGGATCGCGGAGTCCCGCATCGACGCGTCGGTACGGCGGCTGCTGCGCGAGAAGTTCCGGCTCGGGCTGTTCGAGAACCCGTACGTGGATCCGGACGCGGCGGCCGAGACGGTGGGCCGGGCCGATTTCGCGGCCCTGGGCGCCGCGGCGCAGCGTCGCTCGCTCACGGTGCTGACAAATCCGGAAGGAATTATTCCGCTCTCCGCGAAGCCGGAGCCGGGGCCGAGGCCGAAGTTGTACGTGCGGAACGTGGACGAGGCCGTCGCCGCCGCGTACGGCGAGGTCGTGGCCGACCCGGCCGCCGCCGACCTGGCCGTCCTGCGCCTGCGGACCCCGTACGAGCCCCGGGAGAACGTCTTCGAGTCCTTCTTCCACTCCGGCTCGCTGGCCTTCCCCGAGCCCGAACTCGCCGAGATCCTGACCCTGCTCGACCAGGCGCCGACCCTGGTCTGCATCAACCTGGAACGGGCCGCCGTCATCCCGGAGATCGCCGCGCGAGCGGCCGCGCTGATCGCCGACTACGGCGCCTCGGACGCCGCCCTGCTGGACGTGGCCTTCGGCCGCGCCGTCCCCGAGGGCCACCTCCCCTTCGAGCTCCCGCGCTCGATGAAGGCCGTCGAGGCCTCCCGCCCCGATGTGCCGAACGACACGGAGAACCCGGTCTTCGCCCACGGCCACGGACTGTCCCTCTAGTCCGGTACATCCTGCCCCCAACCCGGATGATCAGCACAAATGCCCTGTCCGAACCCCGCATAGCCGCAGGCCGGTGCCTCCTCTACGCTGCACCCCACCACGCAGATCTTCAGGGGCGGACCGGGACATGGAACAGACGCACACCACCCACAACGGCGCCTCGGCGACCCCCGGCGCCCAGCGGCGCGTACTCGTCGTCGAGGACGACCACACCATCGCCGAGGCCATCGCGGCCCGCCTGCGGGCCGAGGGCTTCCAGGTGCAGACGGCCGCGGACGGCCCGGCCGCCGTCGCCGCGGCCGAGAGCTGGCTGCCCGAGCTGCTGGTCCTGGACGTGATGCTGCCCGGCTTCGACGGACTGGAGGTCTGCCGCCGGGTCCAGGCCCAGCGGCCGGTCCCGGTGCTGATGCTCACCGCCCGGGACGACGAGACCGACCTGCTGGTCGGTCTCGGGGTCGGCGCGGACGACTACATGACGAAGCCGTTCTCCATCCGTGAGCTGGCCGCGCGGGTCCACGTACTGCTGCGGCGTGTGGAACGGGCCACACTGGCCGCGCACGCCCCGCGCGGGGCCACCCTGCGCCTGGGCGATCTGGAGATCGACCACGCGCAGCGCCGGGTCCGCGTGCAGACGGAGGACGTGCACCTGACGCCGACCGAGTTCGACCTGCTGGTGTGCCTGGCCGGGACCCCGCGGGCGGTGCTCTCCCGGGAGCAGCTGCTGGCCGAGGTGTGGGACTGGGCCGACGCGTCCGGGACCCGTACGGTCGACAGCCACATCAAGGCCCTGCGGCGCAAGATCGGCGCGGAGCGGATCCGTACGGTCCACGGCGTCGGGTACGCCCTGGAGACCCCGGCGCAGGCATGAGCGGCCGGCACCCCGGACCGGGGCTGCGGCCCTTCTCGCCGTTCTCGATCAAGACCAAGCTGGGCACCCTCGTGGTGGTCTCGGTCTTCATCACGACGGGCCTGCTGCTGGTGGCCCTGCGCACGGACACCGAGCTGCGGTTCATCACGGTCTTTTCGGTGATCGCCTCGATGCTGATCACCCAGTTCGTGGCGCACAGCCTGACGGCGCCGCTGGACGACATGACGCGGGTGGCCCGGGCGATATCCCGCGGCGACTACACCCGCCGGGTGCGCGAGGCGGGGCGCCGCGACGAGCTGGGGGACCTGGCCTCGACGATCAACCTCATGGCGGACGACCTGGAGGCGGTGGACCGGCACCGCAAGGAGCTCGTCGCCAACGTCTCGCACGAGCTGCGCACGCCGATCTCCGCGCTGCGGGCGGTACTGGAGAACGTGGTGGACGGGGTCTCGGCCGCCGATCCGGAGACCATGCGCACGATGCTCAAGCAGACCGAGCGCCTGGGCCGCCTCGTGGAGACCCTGCTGGACCTGTCCCGGGTGGACAACGGCGTGGTCCCGCTGAAGGCCCGCCGCTTCGAGGTGTGGCCGTACCTGTCGGGGGTGCTGAAGGAGTCGGGGCTGGCGGCCGCGGGCCGGCCGGGCCTGCTCTCCGGTTCGGGCGGGCACACCCGCAACGACGTGCACCTGCACCTGGACGTCTTCCCGCCCGAGCTGACGGCGTACGCGGACGCCGAGCGGCTGCACCAGGTCGTCGCCAACCTGATCGACAACGCGGTCAAGCACAGCCCCCCGCACGGCCGGGTCACGGTCCGCGCCCGGGCCGGCGATGCGCCTGGCGGTCTGGCGCTGGAGGTGCGGGACGAAGGTCCCGGCATCCCGGAAGCAGAGCGGCACCGGGTCTTCGAGCGGTTCAACCGGGGCAGCGCGCGGGCCGGCGACGGCGGCACCGGGCTGGGCCTGGCGATCGCCCGCTGGGCCGTGGAGCTGCACGGAGGGCACATCGGCGTGGCCGAATCGTCACGGGGCTGCCGCATCCTCGTCACGCTTCCGGGCAGCTCGCAGGCGCCGCGTTGACGTAGGGTTCGAGTGGGAAGGACATGATCTCGGCCACACGTACCCGGGGTCCGTCAGGGGTGCGAAGCCAAGGGGGCCGCAACCTGGGTGCCCCCTACCCGAACCGCGCTTGTTTCCCGCCATTCCAGGCAGCGAAACCCGCCGTTCGATGTGACCTACGCGACGGATGTCCCGCCCGGTCTGCATCTCACCGCCGAGGAGGCGTAGCCTTTATTCCCGCTGTCCATACCTTGTGAAGCGGAAGAGGGCGGTTGCCGCCGTGTCGCCACAGTCCCCCAGTAACTCGAGCACCACGACCGAAGCAGCAGAGGGCGGGAAGACCCCTGCCTCAGGCTTCGGTGCCAATGAGTGGCTCGTCGACGAGATCTATCAGCAGTACCTCCAGGACCCGAATTCGGTCGACCGGGCCTGGTGGGACTTCTTCGCCGACTACAAGCCGGGGGGCGCCGCCGCTCCGGTCAAGGCCGAAGAGCCGAAGAAGTCCCCGACGACGGACGGCGCCTCCGCACAGGCCGCCACCACCGTCGCCGCAGCTCCGCAGGCCGTCGACGCCGCCGCCACGGGGGCGGCGCGCGCCGCGGCTCCCGCCCCGACTGCCGCGCCCACACCTGTGTCAGCTCCTGCCCCTGCTCCTGCCACCCCCTCTGGTGCCCCTGCTGTGACTGTCACCTCCCAGGCCCCGGCCGCCGCACCGGCCGCGCCCGCCACCCCCGCTCCCGTAGCCAAGCAGGCCGCGCCCGCCACCGAGGCCCCCGCGGGCCCGGAACTGGTGACGCTCCGCGGCCCGGCTGCCGCCGTGGCCAAGAACATGAACGCCTCCCTCGACGTCCCGACGGCCACGTCCGTCCGCGCCGTCCCGGTGAAGCTGCTGTTCGACAACCGCATCGTCATCAACAACCACCTGAAGCGCGCCCGGGGCGGGAAGATCTCCTTCACCCACCTCATCGGCTACGCGATGGTGCAGGCGATCAAGGCCATGCCGGCCATGAACTACTCCTTCGCGGAGAAGGACGGCAAGCCGACCCTGGTCAAGCCGGAGCACATCAACTTCGGTCTCGCGATCGACCTGGTGAAGCCCAACGGCGACCGCCAGCTCGTCGTCGCCGGCATCAAGAAGGCCGAGACCCTCAACTTCTTCGAGTTCTGGCAGGCCTACGAGGACATCGTCCGCCGCGCCCGCGTCGGCAAGCTGACGATGGACGACTTCACCGGCGTCACCGTCTCGCTGACCAACCCCGGCGGCCTGGGCACCGTGCACTCCGTGCCCCGCCTGATGCCCGGACAGTCGGTCATCATGGGCGTCGGCTCCATGGACTACCCCGCCGAGTTCCAGGGCACCTCACAGGACACCCTGAACAAGCTGGGCATCTCCAAGGTCATGACCCTGACCTCGACCTACGACCACCGGGTCATCCAGGGCGCGGCCTCCGGCGAGTTCCTGCGCATCGTCGCGAACCTGCTGCTCGGCGAGGACGGCTTCTACGACGCCGTCTTCGAGTCGCTGCGCATTCCGTACGAGCCCGTCCGCTGGAACCGGGACATCGACGCCTCGCACGACGACGACGTCACGAAGGCCGCCCGCGTCTTCGAGCTGATCCACTCCTACCGGGTCCGCGGCCACGTCATGGCCGACACCGACCCGCTGGAGTACAAGCAGCGCAAGCACCCCGACCTCGACATCACCGAGCACGGCCTCACCCTGTGGGACCTGGAGCGCGAGTTCGCGGTCGGCGGCTTCTCCGGCAAGTCGATGATGAAGCTGCGCGACATCCTCGGCGTGCTGCGCGACTCGTACTGCCGCACCACCGGCGTCGAGTTCATGCACATCCAGGACCCGAAGCAGCGCCGCTGGATCCAGGACCGCATCGAGCGCCCGCACTCCAAGCCGGAGCGCGAGGAGCAGCTGCGCATCCTGCGCCGCCTGAACGCGGCGGAGGCCTTCGAGACCTTCCTGCAGACGAAGTACGTCGGCCAGAAGCGCTTCTCGCTGGAGGGCGGCGAGTCCGTCATCCCGCTGCTCGACGCCGTCATCGACTCGGCCGCCGAGGCCCGCCTCGAAGAGGTCGTCATCGGCATGGCCCACCGCGGCCGCCTGAACGTCCTGGCGAACATCGTCGGCAAGTCGTACGCGCAGATCTTCCGCGAGTTCGAGGGCAACCTCGACCCGAAGTCCATGCACGGCTCCGGCGACGTCAAATACCACCTGGGCGCCGAGGGCACCTTCACGGGCCTGGACGGGGAGCAGATCAAGGTCTCGCTCGTCGCCAACCCCTCCCACCTGGAGGCCGTGGACCCGGTCCTGGAGGGTGTCGCCCGCGCCAAGCAGGACGTCATCAACAAGGGCGGCACGGACTTCACCGTCCTGCCGCTGGCCCTGCACGGCGACGCGGCCTTCGCGGGCCAGGGTGTGGTCGCCGAGACGCTGAACATGTCGCAGCTGCGCGGCTACCGCACCGGCGGCACCGTCCACGTCGTGATCAACAACCAGGTCGGCTTCACCGCCGCCCCGGAGTCCTCGCGTTCGTCGATGTACGCGACCGACGTGGCCCGCATGATCGAGGCGCCGATCTTCCACGTGAACGGTGACGACCCGGAGGCCGTGGTCCGCGTCGCGCGGCTCGCCTTCGAGTTCCGCCAGGCGTTCAACAAGGACGTGGTCATCGACCTCATCTGCTACCGCCGCCGCGGTCACAACGAGTCCGACAACCCGGCGTTCACCCAGCCGCTGATGTACGACCTGATCGACAAGAAGCGCTCGGTGCGCAAGCTGTACACCGAGTCCCTCATCGGTCGCGGCGACATCACCCTGGAAGAGGCCGAGCAAGCGCTCCAGGACTTCCAGGGCCAGCTGGAGAAGGTCTTCGCGGAGGTCCGCGAGGCCGCCACGGCTCCCGCCGGCGCCCCGGTGCCGCCCGCGCAGG is a genomic window containing:
- a CDS encoding glycoside hydrolase family 3 protein; this encodes MNTPAYKDASLPVDRRVEDLLSRMTLEEKAGQLFHSMLMMNADGTPVTETDGSMLPFTTPELIGDRLLTHFNLLGTYGAREMAQWQNTVQEMAAATRLGIPVTLSTDPRHAFTDNIGASFNAGAFSAWPEALGLAAIGDPDLVFRFADTVRREYLAVGFRVALHPQIDLASEPRWARQTGTFGSDARLTAELVQAYVRGLQGPALGPESVSAMVKHFPGGGPQKDGEDPHFAHGKEQVYPGGMREHHLEPFKAAIAAGCAQMMPYYGQPIGTDWEEVGFGFNKGVVTGLLREELGFEGIVCTDWGLLNDAAIFGQMHPARAWGLEHLSTAERAARALDAGCDQFGGEQCPEVVVELVRSGRIAESRIDASVRRLLREKFRLGLFENPYVDPDAAAETVGRADFAALGAAAQRRSLTVLTNPEGIIPLSAKPEPGPRPKLYVRNVDEAVAAAYGEVVADPAAADLAVLRLRTPYEPRENVFESFFHSGSLAFPEPELAEILTLLDQAPTLVCINLERAAVIPEIAARAAALIADYGASDAALLDVAFGRAVPEGHLPFELPRSMKAVEASRPDVPNDTENPVFAHGHGLSL
- a CDS encoding TetR/AcrR family transcriptional regulator — protein: MAQDKGRTAPKAGGRGTYAVGDARRQKILDTAVEHFAQWGFHASSLARIAADCGITQGGLLHHFRSKEDLLLSVLAQSERHDIERLFSEPADSVAAHFTTVVALAADNARRPGLVRMFNTLVGESGNPGHPAHAYFRERYARVLGYTVDLLEAGIARGELRPGTDCEAVGRETLAIMDGLQIQWVLAPASVDMPTRLHAFLDRRLREISVAGTGLAALPGPQGLSRP
- a CDS encoding sulfurtransferase; the encoded protein is MTPNSLEPSGPLVGADWLADRLAAPGLVVFDASVGAHRGAGHRIPGARPFDLDGDLSDHDAPAPHTMPAAARFGEAMRALGVRDTDTVVVYDGAGVYSSARAWWMLRAMGFDRVAVLDGGLPAWTAAGLPVEAARPAYEGPRGSFTARPRPGLLVDGSAVAEALADPSAAVLDARTRERFAGAAPEPRPGLRGGHMPGALNLPFGELQRDGGLMRDAGELREVFRALAGERERLYFSCGSGVTACVLALGADLAGYRKLAVYDGSWSEWGLPSDQRPVATGEATGPAGG
- a CDS encoding response regulator transcription factor, translated to MEQTHTTHNGASATPGAQRRVLVVEDDHTIAEAIAARLRAEGFQVQTAADGPAAVAAAESWLPELLVLDVMLPGFDGLEVCRRVQAQRPVPVLMLTARDDETDLLVGLGVGADDYMTKPFSIRELAARVHVLLRRVERATLAAHAPRGATLRLGDLEIDHAQRRVRVQTEDVHLTPTEFDLLVCLAGTPRAVLSREQLLAEVWDWADASGTRTVDSHIKALRRKIGAERIRTVHGVGYALETPAQA
- a CDS encoding multifunctional oxoglutarate decarboxylase/oxoglutarate dehydrogenase thiamine pyrophosphate-binding subunit/dihydrolipoyllysine-residue succinyltransferase subunit; this translates as MSPQSPSNSSTTTEAAEGGKTPASGFGANEWLVDEIYQQYLQDPNSVDRAWWDFFADYKPGGAAAPVKAEEPKKSPTTDGASAQAATTVAAAPQAVDAAATGAARAAAPAPTAAPTPVSAPAPAPATPSGAPAVTVTSQAPAAAPAAPATPAPVAKQAAPATEAPAGPELVTLRGPAAAVAKNMNASLDVPTATSVRAVPVKLLFDNRIVINNHLKRARGGKISFTHLIGYAMVQAIKAMPAMNYSFAEKDGKPTLVKPEHINFGLAIDLVKPNGDRQLVVAGIKKAETLNFFEFWQAYEDIVRRARVGKLTMDDFTGVTVSLTNPGGLGTVHSVPRLMPGQSVIMGVGSMDYPAEFQGTSQDTLNKLGISKVMTLTSTYDHRVIQGAASGEFLRIVANLLLGEDGFYDAVFESLRIPYEPVRWNRDIDASHDDDVTKAARVFELIHSYRVRGHVMADTDPLEYKQRKHPDLDITEHGLTLWDLEREFAVGGFSGKSMMKLRDILGVLRDSYCRTTGVEFMHIQDPKQRRWIQDRIERPHSKPEREEQLRILRRLNAAEAFETFLQTKYVGQKRFSLEGGESVIPLLDAVIDSAAEARLEEVVIGMAHRGRLNVLANIVGKSYAQIFREFEGNLDPKSMHGSGDVKYHLGAEGTFTGLDGEQIKVSLVANPSHLEAVDPVLEGVARAKQDVINKGGTDFTVLPLALHGDAAFAGQGVVAETLNMSQLRGYRTGGTVHVVINNQVGFTAAPESSRSSMYATDVARMIEAPIFHVNGDDPEAVVRVARLAFEFRQAFNKDVVIDLICYRRRGHNESDNPAFTQPLMYDLIDKKRSVRKLYTESLIGRGDITLEEAEQALQDFQGQLEKVFAEVREAATAPAGAPVPPAQVAQVFPVPVNTAISQEVVKRIAESQVNIPDHVTVHPRLLPQLQRRASMIDEGTIDWGMGETLAFGSLLMEGTPVRLSGQDSRRGTFGQRHAVLIDRETGEDYTPLQYLSDEQARYNVYDSLLSEYAAMGFEYGYSLARPDALVLWEAQFGDFVNGAQTVVDEFISSAEQKWGQTSGVTLLLPHGYEGQGPDHSSARPERFLQMCAQDNMTVAMPTLPSNYFHLLRWQSLNPHHKPLIVFTPKSMLRLKAAASKAEEFTNGSFRPVIGDATVDPNAVRKVVFCAGKVYYDLEAEREKRGITDTAIVRIERLYPLAGAELQAEIAKFPNAEKYIWAQEEPANQGAWPFIALNLIDHLDLAVGADVPAGERLRRVSRPHGSSPAVGSAKRHQAEQQLLLNEVFEA
- a CDS encoding glycosyltransferase family 39 protein; this encodes MESPHPLRQHPEAAIRRIAPWRVLPPLVAALLGLWGLERGGSMWRDESVTWQVAHRPLGGLWELLGQVDAVHGLYYLLMHGVFLAWDGGPWALRLPSVAATALEAAGVAAIGHRLAGERAALLSGLVYAVLPPVQMYAQEGRSYALVAAAVVWATYLMLRERWAAYAVVLLLGCWLHEFAVLALLAHAVTAWRSRGWRIAAGAVVVLLLPLALVSARQAEQQLGWLGRPSWQDWAAYGVLAAAVLLLARGAGSRDPGGLGEAGHRSLLVRVAVPLALLPPGLLMTLSLVHPWYVDRYVLYALAGLALLAGARLATARGWWPWLPVAALLVPFGIWSVWLRTPESRKDDVLAVAAAVRERARPGDAVAFLPSRRREWLLSSPDVYGGLRDVALDRSPVASHSLQGTELPAAEIREALVASPRVIALLDPAGQPLDPYPREVVKRETLAARFELCSVTGVRGARVALYARPGGCPA
- a CDS encoding HAMP domain-containing sensor histidine kinase, which gives rise to MSGRHPGPGLRPFSPFSIKTKLGTLVVVSVFITTGLLLVALRTDTELRFITVFSVIASMLITQFVAHSLTAPLDDMTRVARAISRGDYTRRVREAGRRDELGDLASTINLMADDLEAVDRHRKELVANVSHELRTPISALRAVLENVVDGVSAADPETMRTMLKQTERLGRLVETLLDLSRVDNGVVPLKARRFEVWPYLSGVLKESGLAAAGRPGLLSGSGGHTRNDVHLHLDVFPPELTAYADAERLHQVVANLIDNAVKHSPPHGRVTVRARAGDAPGGLALEVRDEGPGIPEAERHRVFERFNRGSARAGDGGTGLGLAIARWAVELHGGHIGVAESSRGCRILVTLPGSSQAPR